The genome window ACATCGTCGAGGCGGTGTGGACCCGACGGCTCCGCCCACGCAAGGGTCGCGGTCGCCTCTCCTGCCAGCACCCGCTCGAGCGACCCGCTGCGCGCGAGCGTTGGAAGCGCGAGGCCAACCGTCGCCAGATACGGCCCCGGATACAGCGCCCGACCGAGCTCCTCGAACAACACGGCCTCTTCGATGAAGCCGAAGCCGGCCCCTCCCTGGTCCTCCGGAACCGAGAGCCCCACCCAGCCGAGCTCGGCGATCTCGCGCCACGACGAGCGGTCCCATGCCTCCGCAGAATCGGCGAGCTCGGCCACCCGCTGGGGCGGGAACCTCGACGCGAGCCAGCTGCGCGCCGACTCCCGCAGCATCTGCTGTTCTTCAGAGAACGCGAAATCCACTAACGGCTCCTCGGCAGGCCCAGGACTCGCTCCGAGATGATGTTGCGCAGGATCTCGGAGGTGCCGGCTTCGATCGTGTTGCCCCGACTGCGGAGTTGCTGGTACTGCCAGAACCCCTCCCACGAGGCCTCGTCGTCGTCGAGTTGCGACGCCGGCCCCAGCACCTCGAGGGCGAGCTTCGTCAGTCGCTGGTTCGACTCCGACCAGTGCAACTTGGCGATCGACCCCTCCGGTCCGGGGATCCCGGTCTTCACCAGCGAGGTCAGCGCCCGGTAGTTGGTGAACTTCAGAGCCTGGAGCTCGACCCACTGGCGAGCGATGCGGTCGCGCAGCAAGGGATCGTCGGCGGCCACGGTGCCGTTGCTCTTGGTCTCTCTAGCCAGCGTGATCAGCTTGCGCATCAGGACCTCGAGCCGGGCGGTCAGCGCAAACCCGAGCGTGCCACGCTCGTGCAGGAGGGTCGTCATCGCGACCTGCCATCCCTCGTTCTCGTTGCCAAGGATGTTGCGCCGCGGCACCCGCACGTCCGAGAAGAAGATCTCGTTGAACTCGGGGTCGCCCGTGATCTGCTTCAGAGGCCGCACCTCGACGCCGGGCGAATGCATATCGACCATCAGGTAGGTGATCCCGCGGTGCTTGACCGCCTGTGGGTCGGTGCGGACGAGCAAGATGCAGTAGTCCGCGATGTGGGCGAAGCTCGACCACACCTTCTGGCCGTTCACGACGTAGTCGTCCCCGTCCGTCTCGGCGCGCGTGCGCAGCGACGCCAGGTCGGAGCCGGAGCCGGGCTCCGAGAAGCCCTGGCACCACACCTCTTCTCCCGACAGGATCTTGCCGAGGTGCGCGGTCTTCTGGTCATCCGTCCCGTGGGCGATGATCGTCGGACCCGCCATCCCGAGGCCGATGACCCCGATGTGCTCAGGTGTCTCGGCGCGGGCGCTCTCTTCCAAGAAGATCGCCTGGTGGGTGTAGGGCGCGCCGGCGCCGCCGAACTCCTTCGGCCACGTCAGGCCCGCGTATCCCGCGTCGTAGAGGCGCTTCGACCACTCGCGCGAGATCTCTTCCTCGGTGCGGCCGCGCGCAGGGCCGCGGTCCTTCCAGCCCTCCGGCAGGTTCGACTCGAACCAAGCGCGCAGCTCGGCGCGGAACGCGGCCTCTTCCGGCGTGTCTCTGAAGTCCATCCGGCGGCACTATAGCGGCGCCCAGGCCGCGCCAACAAGGCGGACTAGCAGGAGGAACGCGCAGATCCGGCGAACCAGTAGCAACTCCGGGAGGAGTACGCTTCCCGGGCCAC of Actinomycetota bacterium contains these proteins:
- a CDS encoding acyl-CoA dehydrogenase, whose product is MDFRDTPEEAAFRAELRAWFESNLPEGWKDRGPARGRTEEEISREWSKRLYDAGYAGLTWPKEFGGAGAPYTHQAIFLEESARAETPEHIGVIGLGMAGPTIIAHGTDDQKTAHLGKILSGEEVWCQGFSEPGSGSDLASLRTRAETDGDDYVVNGQKVWSSFAHIADYCILLVRTDPQAVKHRGITYLMVDMHSPGVEVRPLKQITGDPEFNEIFFSDVRVPRRNILGNENEGWQVAMTTLLHERGTLGFALTARLEVLMRKLITLARETKSNGTVAADDPLLRDRIARQWVELQALKFTNYRALTSLVKTGIPGPEGSIAKLHWSESNQRLTKLALEVLGPASQLDDDEASWEGFWQYQQLRSRGNTIEAGTSEILRNIISERVLGLPRSR